The region GTCCGTCGACATGACGGCGATCAAGGCAAAAAAATATCTCGATGAGCACCACGTCAAATTCCACCCAGGCCTGAACGAAGACCTGGCCGCCACGGCGGTGTGGGGCACGCAGCAAACGAATCTGTTCGAAGATGCGAAATACGACGGCGTGTTCGGCATGTGGTACGGCAAGGGCCCCGGCGTCGACCGCTGCGGCGACGTGTTCAAACACGCGAACAACGCCGGTTCCGCCAAGCATGGCGGCGTGCTGGTGCTGGCCGGCGACGACCATGCGGCCAAATCCTCGTCCACGGCGCACCAGTCCGACCATATCCTGAACGCCTGCGGCATTCCCGTGCTGTATCCGTCGTCGGTGCAGGAATACATCGACTATGGCTTGCACGCCTGGGCCATGAGCCGCTACACGGGCTTGTGGGTCTCGATGAAATGCGTGACCGACATCATCGAGTCGGGCGCCGCCGTCGATTTTGACCCGGACCGCGTGCAGATCACCCTACCGACGGACTTCGAGATGCCGGCCGGCGGCCTGAACATCCGCTGGCCCGACACGGTGCTGGAACAAGAAGTCCGCATGAACAGCTACAAATGGTATGCGGCGCTGGCGTATGCGCGTGCCAACAAGCTCAATAAAATCATCTGGGACAGCCCGAAGGCGCGCATCGGCATCATCACGGCCGGCAAATCGTATCTGGACACGCGCCAGGCGCTGGCCGACCTGGGCATTGACGAGCAGACGGCGTCCGACATCGGCATCCGCCTGTACAAGATCGGCATGACCTGGCCGCTGGAAGCGGACGGCGTGCACGAATTTGCCAAGGGCCTCGACGAGATCCTCGTGGTGGAAGAAAAGCGGCAAATCCTCGAATACGCGCTGAAGGAAGAACTCTACAACCTCAAAGACGGCGAGCGTCCGCGCGTGGTCGGCAAGTTCGACGACACGGGCGAATGGAGCAACCAGAAAGGTACCGGCCACGGCGACTGGCTGCTGCCGGCCACGTATGAGCTGAACCCGGCCATGATCGCCCGCGCCATCGCCAGCCGCATTTCGCGCTACTACGCGGGCCACCCGGTCGAGCAGCGCGTGAAGGAGCGCATCGCCTACCTGGAAGCCAAAGAGAATGTGCTCAAAGCGATCAGCGTGAAACCCGATCCGCAGAAAGACCGCACGCCGTTCTTCTGCTCCGGCTGCCCGCACAACAGTTCCACCAAAGTGCCGGAAGGCTCGCGCGCGCTAGCCGGCATCGGCTGCCACTACATGGTGCTGTGGATGGACCGCGAAACGTCGACCTTTACCCACATGGGCGCCGAAGGCGTCACCTGGGTGGGGCAGGCGCCGTTCACGAATGAAAAGCACGTGTTTACCAACCTTGGCGACGGCACGTATTTCCACTCGGGCATCCTGGCCATCCGCGCCGCCGTCTCGGCCAAGGTGAATATCACCTACAAAATCCTGTTCAACGATGCGGTAGCCATGACGGGCGGCCAGGAATTCGACGGGCCATTATCTCCGGCCATCATTTCGCGCCAGATCGCCGCCGAAGGCGTGGGCCCCATCATCGTCGTCACGGACGAACCGGAAAAATACCCGGACGATTACGCCTGGGCGGAAGGCGTCACCGTGCGCCACCGTTCGGAATTGATGGACGTGCAGCGGGAACTGCGCGACATGCCGGGCGTGTCGGCCATGATCTACGACCAGACCTGCGCCTCGGAAAAACGCCGCCGCCGCAAACGCAATGAATACCCGGACCCGGCCAAGCGTGCCGTCATCAACGAAGCCGTCTGCGAAGGCTGCGGCGACTGCTCCGTGCAATCGAACTGCCTGTCGGTGGAACCGCTGGAAACGGAACTGGGGCGCAAGCGCCAGATCAACCAGTCGTCCTGCAACAAGGATTTCTCGTGCACGACGGGTTTCTGCCCCAGCTTCGTGACGGTGGAAGGCGGCGGCTTGAAAAAGCCGAAGAAGGCTGCTGCCGCCGACAAGGATGCGCCAGCCGCGCCGGCCTTGCCGACGCCGACGATTCCCTCGACGGCCGAGCCGTTCGGCATCCTGGTCACCGGCATCGGCGGCACGGGCGTCGTCACCGTCGGCCAGATCCTGGCCATGGCGGCCCACGTGGAAGGCAAGGGCTGCTCCGTGCTGGACATGAGCGGCCTGGCGCAAAAGGGCGGCCCCGTGATGTCGCACGTGCGCCTGGCGGACCGCCAGGAAGACATCCACTCGACGCGCGTCGGCACGGGTGCGGCTGATCTCGTCATCGGCTGCGACCTGATCGTCACGGCCAGCCGCGACGCCCTGTCGCGCATGGGAGAAGGCCGCAGCTGGGCCATGATCAACTCGACCAGTTCGTCGACGGCCGCCTTCGTGAAGAACCCGGACTGGCAATTCCCCGGTGCTTCGGCGCGCATGGAAATCGAAAAGGCCTGCGGCAGCGACCACGTGGACTTCATCGACGCGGGCCAGATCGCCACGGCGCTGATGGGCGACTCGATCGCGACGAACATGTTCATGCTGGGCTACGCCTGGCAAAAGGGCAAAGTGCCATTGAGCGAAGCGGCCATCATGAAAGCCATCGATCTGAACAACGTCTCGGTGGCGTTCAACAAGGCCGCCTTCAACTGGGGCCGCGCCGGTGCCCACGACGCGGCCAGCCTGGTGCGCATGACAACGCCAGCCAAGGTGGTGGAATTCAAGCGCATCGAAACGCTCGACGACCTGATCGAAAAACGGGTGGCCCTGCTGACGGCCTACCAGGACCGCGCGTATGCGCAGCAGTACCTGGATTTCATCAAACAGGTACGTGCCGCCGAAAGCGCCTTGAATGGCCCGCACTTGCGTCTGACGGAAGCCGTGGCCCGCTACTTCTACAAGCTGATGGCGTACAAGGACGAGTATGAAGTGGCGCGCCTGTACACGGACGGCGCCTTCCAGGCGAAGATCGCCGCCATGTTCGAAGGCGACATCAAGCTCAAGTTCCACCTGGCGCCGCCGATCATGGCCAAGACCGACGCCCAGGGCCACTTGGTGAAGAAGGAATTCGGCCCGTGGATGATGAAGGCGTTCGGCGTGCTGGCCAGGTTCAAGGGCTTGCGCGGTACGGCGTTTGACATCTTCGGCCACACGGCCGAGCGCAAGATGGAGCGCGCGCTGATTCTTGAGTACCGCGCGACGGTAGGCGGCTTGCTGCCGAAACTGACGACGGCCAAGCTGGCGCAAGCCGTGGCCATCGCCAGCATCCCGGAAGACATCCGCGGCTATGGCCACGTGAAGGAGCGTCATTTGAAGGCCGCGAAAGAGAAGGAAGCCAGTCTGCTGATCGCCTTCAATGCACCGACGCCGCTGCCGCCCGTCGTGGCGGCGCCCGTGGCGGCCACTGTGGCGTGATGGGGTGAGCGAAACACAGTAGCAATGGCGCCTGCGGGCGCCATTTTTTTGTATCAAAGAAAACAACGTCTGCTGACAAAACGCATTATAATTTTTAGATAATTTCTTTTCAGAAAGTTTGTCATGCCTGCCCTGCGCCTCTCATCCCTGGCCGTTCCTCTCGTATTGTTGTTGAGTGCCTGCGGCGGAGGCGGAGGAGGCGGCAGCGATAGCGCGCCCGTCGTGCCACCCTTGACGCCGGTGGGCCCGACGGCGTTGGTCGCGTCCTCGACGGTCGCGAACCGCTGCGAGGCACCGCGCAGCGGCAGCAGCATCGACAAGTCTGGCAGCTTGCTCGATGAGCAGACGTGGGTGCGCAGCTGGATCGATGAAACGTATCTGTGGTACCGCGAAGTGCCGACCACCTACCAGCCGCAAAGCTTCACCACGGCCAAGGCGTATTTCGATGTGCTGAAAACGACGGCCACGACGGCGTCCGGCAAGCCGAAGGACCAGTTTCATTTCACCTTGCCGACGGCAGAGTGGGAAGACTCGCTCAACGGCGTGGAACTCGGTTACGGCATGCTGCTGGCGTTGACGCGCACCACGCCGCCGCGCACGGCCGTGATCTCGATCGTCGAGCCAGGCTCGCCGGCCGACCGGGCGGGCTTGCGGCGCGGCGACGTGCTGCAAACCGTCGATGGCGTCGATTTCGTCCATGCCCCCGACGCTGCCAGTGTGGGTATCCTTAACGCCGGCCTGTTCCCCAAGGCGCAAGGCACGCACGCGCTGGGCTTCAGCCGCAACGGCGCGCCCCTGTCCGTGAGCCTGACGGCGCTGGACGTGAGCACCAGCGCCGTGCAGAACGAGCGCATCATCGACACGCCGACGGGCAAGGTGGGCTATCTGACCTTCAACACCCACAACAACGTGGCCGAACGCCAGCTGGCCGAGACCATGGGCCGCTTCCAGGCGGCCGGCATCAGCGACCTGGTGCTCGACGTGCGCTACAACGGCGGCGGTTACCTCGATGTGGCCAGCGAACTCGCTTACATGATTGCCGGCCCGCAAGTGACCACCGGCAAGACCTTCGAACAGGTGCTCTTCAATGACAAGACGCGGCCGGAAGCACCCGTGCCATTCCATGCGCAAAGCCAGGGCTTTCCCGCGCCCAATCCCCTGTCCAAGGGGACGGCGCTGCCCACGCTGGGTCTCAAGCGCGTGACCTTGCTGACAACGGGTAATACCTGCTCGGCCAGCGAAGCCATCATCAACGGCTTGCGCGGCGTAGACGTGCAAGTGAACCTGATCGGCGGCACGACGTGCGGCAAGCCCTACGGTTTCTATCCCACGCCCAATTGCGGCACCACGTATTTTGCCGTGCAGTTCCAGGGCGTCAACGCCAAGGGCTTTGGCGACTTTGCCGACGGCATGGCGCCGACCTGCGACATGGCCGATGATTACCAGCACCAGCTGGGCGATCCGGCCGAAGGCATGCTGGCGGCGGCGCTGCGCTACCGCAGCAGCGGCAGCTGCACGCCGGCCACGGGCGCCATCAGACTGTTGAGTTCGATCGAGCGTCCGGCCGACACGGCCACGCGCCTGTTGCGGCCATCGCACAAGGAAATTGCCATCATGCGCCGTTAAGGCGCAGGTTCCTGCCATGCGCCAGGGTCAGCGCGTAGCGTTTTCCTGCTCATGAATCTTTCTATATAACAATTTTGATATATAGAAAGATGAATCCATTCGTTCTGGAATGACTGGCATTTTGCTATCTTCCCGCTTTTCTCCCACCTTGAGAAGCGCAACGATGTCGAAACAGTTCAAGTTTAACCCCGCTCAGCCTTGGCGTACTGGCCATCCTGGGCGGCACCGCATGGCAGGCGCACGCGCAAACGCAAGCGCCCGCAGCGGATCAGCAGCCGGCGGCCACCCCGCCAGCCGTCGTGGTCACCGGTTCGCGCATTCCCCGCGCCAGCCTGGAAGGCCCGTCTTCCGTCACCATCCTGACCGGCGATGAAATCACCAAGCAAGGCTACAAGAACGTCTTCGACGCGCTGACCAGCCAGGTGCAGAACAGCGGTTTTACGCAGGGCGAGGATTACGGCAATACCTTCACGCCGTCGGCCAATACCATCAGCCTGCGCGGCCTCGGTCCAAACCATACCCTGATCCTGCTGAACGGCCGCCGCCTGGCCGACTTCCCCATCGCCTATGACGGCGCCGTCAACTTCACCAACCTGGCGAACATCCCGGCTAGCATTGTCGACCGCATCGAGATCCTCAACGGCGGCGCCTCGGCCATCTATGGCTCGGACGCCATCGCCGGCGTGGTCAACGTGATCCTGAAAAAACAGGCGGAAGGCTTCGATATCAACGTCAAGGTTGGCGGTACCTCGCGCGGCGGCGCCGGCAACCAGCGCGTGCAACTGACGGGCGGCGGCAATGTCGACAAGCTGCATACCCTGTTCAGCGTGGAGCTGAGCGAACGCGACCCTCTGTGGAGCATGGACCGCGACTTCATGACCAGCCGCTCCGGCGTGCCGACCACGATTGCTTCGCGCCGCACCCAGGCCTCCGGCACGTCCGGCAGCTATGTCGACCTGGGCGACACCTGCAACCAGTTCGGCGACCTGTTCGGCGGCAGCGTCGTCAAGTACCAGGCGAAGAACGGCAGCTATTGCGCCAGCCCGAAAGCCCGTCCGACCTACTGGACCACGCAGACCAAGAACAGCAGCCAGAACGTGTTCGGCAGCGCCAATTACGAGCTCGATGCGGAGACCACGCTGTTTGCCGATTTCCTGCTTGGCAAGAACAAGACCGTCAACAATACACGCGGCCCGTCGTGGACCTCGGCATCGCTGAACGGCGGCTCTTTCCTGAACCAGAACACCGGCGCCTACGAAGAGTGGACCCGCTTCATGGCGCCCGAGGAAATCGGCGGCGTGCAGCGCTACAAGCGCAGTTGGGAGGACGTGGCCACGGCCATCTCGCTGGGCGCCAAGGGCCGCATTCCCGGCACGGCATGGCAGTATGAAGCCAACTACAACGCTTCCATCTACAAGAGCGAAGGCCACACGCCGCGCATGTTGTCGAACATCGACAGCTTCTTCCTGGGGCCCAAGCTGGGCACGGACGCCAAGGGCGTGGCCATTTACGCGCCGGATGCGGCGCGCCTGTCGCGCCGCCTGACGGCTGCCGAATTCGACGGCATCACCGGCTACAGCGACAGCCGTGACAAGGCCTGGACGAATACCCTGAGCCTGGCCACGAATGGCGACCTGTTCCAGCTGCCTGCCGGCACGGTGAAAATTGCCACGATTGCCGAGGCGAGCAAGCAGGGCTTCAGCAACGAACCCGACGCGCGCATCGACCAGGGCTATTTCAATATCGCCACCGGTTCGGGCACCACGGCCGGCACCCGTTCGCGCTATGCGCTGGGCGCGGAATTGAATGTGCCGCTGCATGAGAAGCTGACCGGTACCGTGGCTGGCCGTTATGACCGCTACAGCTTTGCCGGCCGCAAGGAAGGCAAGTTCACCTACAACGGCGGGCTGGAACTGCGCCCGGCGCCGGAGCTGCTGTTCCGCGCCAACTACGCCACCAGCTTCCGTGCGCCGGACATGAACTACATCTACCAGGCCCGCGGCAAAGGCTATTATGCGAGCACCACCGACTACTACCGTTGCGACGCCGCCGGACAAGCCATCGACGGCTGCGAGTATGCGAATAAATCGCCGGGCGCCGATTACGTGCAGAACGGCAGCCGCGAGCTGCAGTCGGAAAAGGGCAAGTCCTTCGGCGTGGGCGCCGTCTGGTCGCCGAGTGCCAATTTCGACGTTTCGGTCGACTACTGGAACATCAAGATCGACGACCTGGTGACGAACCTGGACGCCGACAAGCTGCTGCGCGACGAATCCGATTGCCGCCTGGGCAAGGCCGAGATCGGCTCGCCGACCTGTATCGATACCGTGGGCCGCATCGAGCGTTATGCGGCCAATGCCTTGAACAAGGCGGGCGAGATCAAGACCATCACCGTCAACCCGATCAACGCGGCCAAGCAAAGCAGCAGCGGCATCGACGTCAGCCTGAAGTATGTGCTGCGCACGGCGGACTATGGCCGCTTCGCCTTCAAGGCCAACTACGCGCGGGTGCTGAGCAAGAAATCGCAGCAATTCGCCGGTGACGCAGAGACCGATGAAACCAAATCGATGACCAACAGGGATTGGCCCGACAAGCTGAACCTGAGCGTCAACTGGGGCGCAGGCGACTGGTCGAATACCTTGCTGGTCAGCCGCTACGGCAAGGTGCCTGACTCTGCCGGCAAGGGCTACCTGACGCCGACGGCGCTGGCCAACATCAGTACCGTGTACCGCATCAACGACCGCGCCACCGTGTCGCTGATCGTCAACAACGTGTTCGACAAGATCAAGCGCGATACCAGCAACGGCTGGCCGTACTACCCGATCGGCAACTACAGCCCGCAAGGCCGCCAGGGATGGGTCGAATTCAACTACCACTTTGGCTCGTAATTCACGCTTGCCAGAGCAAGGCCGGAGCAGCTGACGCTGTCCCGGCTTTTTTATTTTCCGGCGCGTTTTTATCCGGCCGCCACTCTATAATTGCCCGCTTGTCCTCTCTCGATGGAGTTTGACCCATGCTACGCCACGCCGTGTTGTCCGCCGCCTTGTTGTCTCTGTTTTCTGCCCCTGTATCTGCCGCTTCGCCGTTGACCACGGTGGCCGAGCGCTCGGGCTTTTTAAATACGGGCCGCTACGCTGAGGTGGAAGTCTTGTGCCGCCAGTTCCAGGCGCGCTATCCAAAGCAGGTGCGCTGTGTGGAATTTGGCCGCACGCCGGAAAACCGCCCCATGCTGGCGCTGGCCGTTTCCAACACGGGCGCGCTGACGCCGGACGCGGCCAAGCTGCGCAAGATACCGGTACTGCTGGTGCAGGGTGGTATCCATGCGGGGGAAATCGACGGCAAGGATGCGGGTTTCCTGGCCTTGCGCGAAGTATTGGAGGGCAAGGCGGCGCCCGGCGTGCTCGATAAACAGGTGCTGCTGTTCGTGCCCGTCTTCAATGTCGATGGCCATGAGCGCTTCGGCCAGTGGAACCGTCCGAACCAGCGCGGCCCCGTGGAAATGGGCTGGCGCAGCACGGCGCAAAACTACAATCTGAACCGCGAATACATGAAGGCCGATTCGCCCGAGATGCAGCACATGCTGGCGCTGGTCAATGCCTGGGATCCGCTGGCGTATGTCGACCTGCACGTCACCGATGGCGCCCAGTTCGAACCCGATATCTCGATTCAGGTCGAACCCGTGCATGCAGGTGATGCTGCCCTGCGCGTGGCGGGAACGGCGCTGCGCGACGGCGTGCTGGCCGACCTGGCCAAGCAGGGTTCCGATCCGAAGCCGTTCTATATTTCGTTTGCCGAGAACGACAATCCGCAATCGGGTTTTGTCGATTCGGCGCCGAACCCGCGCTTCTCGCACGGCTATTTCCAGCTGCGCAACCGCTTCGGCATGCTGGTGGAAACCCATTCGTGGAAGGATTATCCGACCCGCGTGCGCATCACGCGCAACACCATCGTCTCGCTGCTGTCGCAAGTGGCGCAGCATGGCGCGCAGTGGCGGCAAACGGCGCTCGAGGCGGACGCGCGCGCCGCGCAGCTGGCCGGTACGACCTTGCCGCTCACGTATAAAACCACGGACAAGAGCCGCATGATCGCGTTTCGCGGCTACGCCTACACGCGCACGCCATCCGAAGTATCGGGCACGCTGATGACGCGCTACGACGAAACGACGCCGCAGATCTGGAACGTACCCCTGCGCGACGAGATCGTGCCCGACCTGCAGCAGGCTGCGCCGAAAGCCGGCTATCTGGTGCCCGCCGCGCAGGCGCAGATGGTGGCGGCCAAGCTGCGCCAGCACGGCGTGTCGTACCAGGTGCTCGCCGGCGCGCCGGGCAAGCTGCCGGTCGAAACCTTCCGCGCCACGGCCGTCAAATTCGGGGCGCAGTCGTTCGAGGGACGCCAGACGACGGCCGTGCAGGGCGAGTGGCAGAAAGAGGAGCGCGTGGTCGCTGCGGGCGCGCTGTACGTGCCCGTCAACCAGGCCAAGGCGCGCCTGGTCGTGGCCCTGTTCGAGCCGCGCGCGCCCGATTCCCTGCTGGCCTGGGGCAGTTTCAATACGGCCTTCGAGCGCAAGGAATACATGGAAGAATACGTGGCCGAAGATGTGGCGCGCGCGCAGCTGGCGGCCGACCCGGCGCTGGCGGCGCAGTTCCACGCAAAGCTGGGCAGCGATCCTGTATTTGCCAAGAGCCCGGCCGCGCGCCTGGAGTTCTTCGCCCGCCGCCACGCTTCCTGGGATGAGCGCCTGAACCTGTATCCGGTGCTGCGCACGGAT is a window of Janthinobacterium rivuli DNA encoding:
- a CDS encoding S41 family peptidase, which encodes MPALRLSSLAVPLVLLLSACGGGGGGGSDSAPVVPPLTPVGPTALVASSTVANRCEAPRSGSSIDKSGSLLDEQTWVRSWIDETYLWYREVPTTYQPQSFTTAKAYFDVLKTTATTASGKPKDQFHFTLPTAEWEDSLNGVELGYGMLLALTRTTPPRTAVISIVEPGSPADRAGLRRGDVLQTVDGVDFVHAPDAASVGILNAGLFPKAQGTHALGFSRNGAPLSVSLTALDVSTSAVQNERIIDTPTGKVGYLTFNTHNNVAERQLAETMGRFQAAGISDLVLDVRYNGGGYLDVASELAYMIAGPQVTTGKTFEQVLFNDKTRPEAPVPFHAQSQGFPAPNPLSKGTALPTLGLKRVTLLTTGNTCSASEAIINGLRGVDVQVNLIGGTTCGKPYGFYPTPNCGTTYFAVQFQGVNAKGFGDFADGMAPTCDMADDYQHQLGDPAEGMLAAALRYRSSGSCTPATGAIRLLSSIERPADTATRLLRPSHKEIAIMRR
- a CDS encoding indolepyruvate ferredoxin oxidoreductase family protein; translated protein: MNAPIKGSSLEPGAHASEISLNDKYTLERGRAFMTGTQALIRLPMLQRERDLKAGLNTAGYITGYRGSPVTSVDMTAIKAKKYLDEHHVKFHPGLNEDLAATAVWGTQQTNLFEDAKYDGVFGMWYGKGPGVDRCGDVFKHANNAGSAKHGGVLVLAGDDHAAKSSSTAHQSDHILNACGIPVLYPSSVQEYIDYGLHAWAMSRYTGLWVSMKCVTDIIESGAAVDFDPDRVQITLPTDFEMPAGGLNIRWPDTVLEQEVRMNSYKWYAALAYARANKLNKIIWDSPKARIGIITAGKSYLDTRQALADLGIDEQTASDIGIRLYKIGMTWPLEADGVHEFAKGLDEILVVEEKRQILEYALKEELYNLKDGERPRVVGKFDDTGEWSNQKGTGHGDWLLPATYELNPAMIARAIASRISRYYAGHPVEQRVKERIAYLEAKENVLKAISVKPDPQKDRTPFFCSGCPHNSSTKVPEGSRALAGIGCHYMVLWMDRETSTFTHMGAEGVTWVGQAPFTNEKHVFTNLGDGTYFHSGILAIRAAVSAKVNITYKILFNDAVAMTGGQEFDGPLSPAIISRQIAAEGVGPIIVVTDEPEKYPDDYAWAEGVTVRHRSELMDVQRELRDMPGVSAMIYDQTCASEKRRRRKRNEYPDPAKRAVINEAVCEGCGDCSVQSNCLSVEPLETELGRKRQINQSSCNKDFSCTTGFCPSFVTVEGGGLKKPKKAAAADKDAPAAPALPTPTIPSTAEPFGILVTGIGGTGVVTVGQILAMAAHVEGKGCSVLDMSGLAQKGGPVMSHVRLADRQEDIHSTRVGTGAADLVIGCDLIVTASRDALSRMGEGRSWAMINSTSSSTAAFVKNPDWQFPGASARMEIEKACGSDHVDFIDAGQIATALMGDSIATNMFMLGYAWQKGKVPLSEAAIMKAIDLNNVSVAFNKAAFNWGRAGAHDAASLVRMTTPAKVVEFKRIETLDDLIEKRVALLTAYQDRAYAQQYLDFIKQVRAAESALNGPHLRLTEAVARYFYKLMAYKDEYEVARLYTDGAFQAKIAAMFEGDIKLKFHLAPPIMAKTDAQGHLVKKEFGPWMMKAFGVLARFKGLRGTAFDIFGHTAERKMERALILEYRATVGGLLPKLTTAKLAQAVAIASIPEDIRGYGHVKERHLKAAKEKEASLLIAFNAPTPLPPVVAAPVAATVA
- a CDS encoding TonB-dependent receptor plug domain-containing protein; amino-acid sequence: MVTGSRIPRASLEGPSSVTILTGDEITKQGYKNVFDALTSQVQNSGFTQGEDYGNTFTPSANTISLRGLGPNHTLILLNGRRLADFPIAYDGAVNFTNLANIPASIVDRIEILNGGASAIYGSDAIAGVVNVILKKQAEGFDINVKVGGTSRGGAGNQRVQLTGGGNVDKLHTLFSVELSERDPLWSMDRDFMTSRSGVPTTIASRRTQASGTSGSYVDLGDTCNQFGDLFGGSVVKYQAKNGSYCASPKARPTYWTTQTKNSSQNVFGSANYELDAETTLFADFLLGKNKTVNNTRGPSWTSASLNGGSFLNQNTGAYEEWTRFMAPEEIGGVQRYKRSWEDVATAISLGAKGRIPGTAWQYEANYNASIYKSEGHTPRMLSNIDSFFLGPKLGTDAKGVAIYAPDAARLSRRLTAAEFDGITGYSDSRDKAWTNTLSLATNGDLFQLPAGTVKIATIAEASKQGFSNEPDARIDQGYFNIATGSGTTAGTRSRYALGAELNVPLHEKLTGTVAGRYDRYSFAGRKEGKFTYNGGLELRPAPELLFRANYATSFRAPDMNYIYQARGKGYYASTTDYYRCDAAGQAIDGCEYANKSPGADYVQNGSRELQSEKGKSFGVGAVWSPSANFDVSVDYWNIKIDDLVTNLDADKLLRDESDCRLGKAEIGSPTCIDTVGRIERYAANALNKAGEIKTITVNPINAAKQSSSGIDVSLKYVLRTADYGRFAFKANYARVLSKKSQQFAGDAETDETKSMTNRDWPDKLNLSVNWGAGDWSNTLLVSRYGKVPDSAGKGYLTPTALANISTVYRINDRATVSLIVNNVFDKIKRDTSNGWPYYPIGNYSPQGRQGWVEFNYHFGS
- a CDS encoding M14 family metallopeptidase; translation: MLRHAVLSAALLSLFSAPVSAASPLTTVAERSGFLNTGRYAEVEVLCRQFQARYPKQVRCVEFGRTPENRPMLALAVSNTGALTPDAAKLRKIPVLLVQGGIHAGEIDGKDAGFLALREVLEGKAAPGVLDKQVLLFVPVFNVDGHERFGQWNRPNQRGPVEMGWRSTAQNYNLNREYMKADSPEMQHMLALVNAWDPLAYVDLHVTDGAQFEPDISIQVEPVHAGDAALRVAGTALRDGVLADLAKQGSDPKPFYISFAENDNPQSGFVDSAPNPRFSHGYFQLRNRFGMLVETHSWKDYPTRVRITRNTIVSLLSQVAQHGAQWRQTALEADARAAQLAGTTLPLTYKTTDKSRMIAFRGYAYTRTPSEVSGTLMTRYDETTPQIWNVPLRDEIVPDLQQAAPKAGYLVPAAQAQMVAAKLRQHGVSYQVLAGAPGKLPVETFRATAVKFGAQSFEGRQTTAVQGEWQKEERVVAAGALYVPVNQAKARLVVALFEPRAPDSLLAWGSFNTAFERKEYMEEYVAEDVARAQLAADPALAAQFHAKLGSDPVFAKSPAARLEFFARRHASWDERLNLYPVLRTDAAPAGLALPPTRTPKLSHRAD